From the genome of Eucalyptus grandis isolate ANBG69807.140 chromosome 2, ASM1654582v1, whole genome shotgun sequence, one region includes:
- the LOC120289646 gene encoding cytochrome f gives MQTKNTFSWIKKEIIRSISVSLMIYIIARTSISNAYPIFAQQGYENPREATGRIVCANCHLANKPVDIEVPQAVLPDTVFEAVVRIPYDMQVKQVLANGKRGGLNVGAVLILPEGFELAPPDRISPEMKEKIGNLSFQSYRPNKKNILVIGPVSGQKYSEVTFPILSPDPATNKDVHFLKYPIYVGGNRGRGQIYPDGSKSNNTVYNATAAGVVSKIIRKEKGGYEITISDASDERQVVDIIPPGPELLVSEGESIKLDQPLTSNPNVGGFGQGDAEIVLQDPFRVQGLLFFLASVILAQIFLVLKKKQFEKVQLSEMNF, from the coding sequence ATGCAAACTAAAAACACCTTTTCTTggataaagaaagagattatTCGATCTATTTCCGTATCGCTGATGATATATATCATAGCTCGGACATCCATTTCAAATGCATATCCCATTTTTGCACAGCAGGGTTATGAAAATCCACGAGAAGCGACCGGACGTATTGTATGTGCCAATTGCCATTTAGCTAATAAGCCCGTGGATATTGAGGTTCCGCAAGCGGTACTTCCTGATACTGTATTTGAAGCAGTTGTTCGAATTCCTTATGATATGCAAGTTAAACAAGTTCTTGCTAATGGTAAAAGGGGAGGTTTGAATGTGGGGGCTGTTCTTATTTTACCTGAGGGATTTGAATTAGCGCCTCCCGATCGTATTTCGCccgagatgaaagaaaagatagGCAATCTGTCTTTTCAGAGCTATCgccccaataaaaaaaatattcttgtgATAGGTCCTGTTTCTGGTCAGAAATATAGTGAAGTCACCTTTCCTATTCTTTCCCCGGACCCCGCTACTAATAAAGATGTTCACTTCTTAAAATATCCCATATATGTAGGCGGGAACAGAGGAAGGGGTCAGATTTATCCCGATGGGAGCAAGAGTAACAATACAGTTTATAATGCTACAGCGGCTGGTGTAGTAAGTAAAATCatacgaaaagaaaaaggggggtACGAAATAACCATATCGGATGCGTCAGATGAACGTCAAGTGGTTGATATTATTCCACCAGGGCCAGAACTTCTTGTTTCCGAAGGCGAATCTATCAAACTTGATCAGCCATTAACGAGTAATCCTAATGTGGGTGGATTTGGTCAAGGAGATGCGGAAATAGTACTTCAAGATCCATTCCGTGTCCAAGgccttttgttcttcttggcATCTGTTATTTTGgcacaaatatttttggttcTTAAGAAGAAACAGTTTGAGAAGGTTCAATTGTCCGAAATGAATTTCTAG
- the LOC120289645 gene encoding photosystem II CP47 reaction center protein — protein sequence MGLPWYRVHTVVLNDPGRLLSVHIMHTALVAGWAGSMALYELAVFDPSDPVLDPMWRQGMFVIPFMTRLGITNSWGGWSITGGTITNPGIWSYEGVAGAHIVFSGLCFLAAIWHWVYWDLEIFCDERTGKPSLDLPKIFGIHLFLSGVACFGFGAFHVTGLYGPGIWVSDPYGLTGKVQPVNPAWGVEGFDPFVPGGIASHHIAAGTLGILAGLFHLSVRPPQRLYKGLRMGNIETVLSSSIAAVFFAAFVVAGTMWYGSATTPIELFGPTRYQWDQGYFQQEIYRRVGAGLAKNQSLSEAWSKIPEKLAFYDYIGNNPAKGGLFRAGSMDNGDGIAVGWLGHPIFRDKEGRELFVRRMPTFFETFPVVLVDGDGIVRADVPFRRAESKYSVEQVGVTVEFYGGELNGVSYSDPATVKKYARRAQLGEIFELDRATLKSDGVFRSSPRGWFTFGHASFALLFFFGHIWHGARTLFRDVFAGIDPDLDAQVEFGAFQKLGDPTTRRQVV from the coding sequence ATGGGTTTGCCTTGGTATCGTGTTCATACCGTCGTATTAAATGATCCCGGCCGTTTGCTTTCTGTCCATATAATGCATACAGCTTTGGTTGCTGGTTGGGCCGGTTCGATGGCTCTATATGAATTAGCAGTTTTTGATCCCTCTGATCCCGTTCTTGATCCAATGTGGAGACAAGGTATGTTCGTTATACCCTTCATGACTCGTTTAGGAATAACCAATTCATGGGGCGGCTGGAGTATTACAGGAGGGACTATAACAAATCCGGGTATTTGGAGTTACGAAGGCGTGGCCGGTGCACATATTGTGTTTTCTGGCTTGTGCTTCTTGGCAGCTATCTGGCATTGGGTGTATTGGgatttagaaatattttgtgATGAGCGTACAGGAAAACCTTCTTTGGATTTGCCAAAAATTTTTGgaattcatttatttctttcaggAGTGGCTTGCTTTGGGTTTGGCGCATTTCATGTAACAGGATTGTATGGTCCTGGAATATGGGTGTCCGATCCTTATGGACTAACTGGAAAGGTACAACCTGTAAATCCAGCGTGGGGTGTAGAAGGTTTTGATCCTTTTGTTCCGGGAGGAATAGCCTCTCATCATATTGCAGCAGGTACTTTAGGCATATTAGCGGGCCTATTTCATCTTAGTGTCCGTCCGCCCCAACGTCTATATAAAGGATTACGTATGGGCAATATTGAAACCGTCCTTTCCAGTAGTATTGCTGCTGTCTTTTTTGCAGCTTTTGTTGTTGCTGGAACTATGTGGTATGGTTCAGCAACTACCCCTATCGAATTATTTGGTCCCACTCGTTATCAATGGGATCAGGGATACTTCCAGCAAGAAATATATCGAAGAGTTGGTGCTGGGCTAgccaaaaatcaaagtttatCAGAAGCTTGGTCTAAAATTCCTGAAAAATTAGCTTTTTATGATTATATCGGTAATAATCCGGCAAAGGGGGGATTATTCAGAGCGGGTTCAATGGACAACGGGGATGGAATAGCTGTTGGGTGGTTAGGACATCCTATCTTTCGAGATAAAGAAGGGCGTGAACTTTTTGTACGTCGTATGCCTactttttttgaaacatttccGGTTGTTTTGGTAGACGGAGACGGAATTGTTCGAGCCGACGTTCCTTTTCGAAGGGCGGAATCAAAGTATAGTGTTGAACAAGTGGGTGTAACTGTTGAGTTCTATGGCGGGGAACTCAATGGAGTCAGTTATAGTGATCCTGCTACTGTGAAAAAATATGCTAGACGTGCCCAATTaggtgaaatttttgaattagaTCGTGCTACTTTGAAATCCGATGGTGTTTTTCGTAGCAGTCCAAGGGGTTGGTTTACTTTTGGACATGCTTCGTTTgctctgctcttcttcttcggacACATTTGGCATGGTGCTAGAACCTTGTTCAGAGATGTTTTTGCTGGTATTGACCCCGATTTGGATGCTCAAGTGGAATTTGGAGCATTCCAAAAACTTGGAGATCCAACTACAAGAAGACAAGTAGTCTGA
- the LOC120289647 gene encoding cytochrome b6-f complex subunit 4, with protein MGVTKKPDLNDPVLRAKLAKGMGHNYYGEPAWPNDLLYIFPVVILGTIACNVGLAVLEPSMIGEPADPFATPLEILPEWYFFPVFQILRTVPNKLLGVLLMVSVPAGLLTVPFLENVNKFQNPFRRPVATTVFLIGTVVALWLGIGATLPIDKSLTLGLF; from the exons ATGGGAGT AACAAAAAAACCTGACTTAAATGATCCTGTATTAAGAGCTAAATTGGCTAAAGGGATGGGTCATAATTATTACGGAGAACCCGCATGGCCCAAcgatcttttatatatttttccagTAGTAATTTTAGGTACTATTGCGTGTAACGTAGGCTTAGCGGTTCTAGAACCATCAATGATTGGTGAACCCGCCGATCCATTTGCAACTCCTTTGGAAATATTACCCGAATGGTATTTCTTTCCCGTATTTCAAATACTTCGTACAGTACCTAATAAGTTATTGGGTGTTCTTTTAATGGTTTCAGTACCTGCGGGATTATTAACAGTACCTTTTTTGGAGAATgttaataaatttcaaaatccatTTCGTCGTCCAGTAGCGACAACTGTCTTTTTGATTGGTACCGTAGTGGCCCTTTGGTTGGGTATTGGAGCAACATTACCTATTGATAAATCCCTAACTTTAGgtcttttttaa